The genomic region TTAAGCAAGTGACTGAAGCAGGCTTTAGTGTTGCTGAAGTCGCTAATCGCTTAGGCACCACCACTCACAGTTTATACGCTTGGATTAAACGATATGGCCCTGAGGCAGAATCGTTTGCAGAGGCTTCTGCTGAGTCGAGCGAGATCCTTCGTCTTCGGAAAGAACTCAAGCGAGTGACGGAAGAGCGCGACCTGTTAAAAAAAGCCGCGGCGTACTTCGCAAGCCACCCAGACTAAGATACGCCTTTATCAGGGACCACTGTGCCGATTTTTCAGTAAGGCGACTGTGTAATCTCTTCGATGTTCATCCCAGTGGCTATTACGTTTGGTTGAAAGAGCCAAAATCAAAACTTGCTAAGGAAAATGAACGGCTAACAGGTCTTGTTAAACAACTTTGGCTGGAATCGGGTTGTGTCTACGGTTATCGAAAGATCTATCAAGACCTGAGATCCTTGAATGAATCTTGTGGTATTAATCGAGTGCATTATCTGATGCGAAGAGCAGGCCTTAAGGCTCAGGTGGGTTACCGAAAGCCTAGAGCTCGGTCAGGAGAAACACATACAATAGCCAACAATGTGCTTGAAAGACAGTTTAATCCAGAAAGCCCGAATACAGCGTGGGTTACAGATATCACCTATATCCGAACTCACGAAGGCTGGCTATATTTATCTGTCGTGCTTGATCTCTATTCCCGTCGAATAATAGGCTGGAGCATGGGACCAAGAATGGTGAAGGAACTTGTTCTTGATGCACTGATGATGGCTGTGTGGAGAAGAAAATCAAAGCAAAGGGTAATAATCCATTCAGACCAAGGCAGTCAGTTTACGAGCTATGAGTGGCATAGATTTTTGGACGATCACAATTTACAAGCCAGCATGAGTCGACGTGGGAACTGTCATGATAATGCTGTTGCTGAAAGCTTTTTCCAGCTTTTAAAGAGAGAGCGAGTGAAGCGAAAGATTTACTCGACAAGGGGCGAAGCCAAACAAGACATTTTTAATTATATAGAAATGTTTTATAACCCTGTCAGACGCCATAGCGCTAATGATATGTTGTCACCTGTTGAGTATGAGAAACTGTTCGAAAAGATGACTGAGAAGTGTCTACTGAACTAGTGGCGATTCATGATCCACTAATTCATGATGACTTCCATGGAATGAAAACGGGGTTCTCTTTAAATAGAAACATCCCATATCACTTGATTAATACATACTTTGTTTCGAGCGCTCTGAGTAGCGTACTTGTTAAGTATTCGGGATTAAATAGTAGCGAATGCAATAATTTTAGTTCCGACGAAATAAAAAAATGTTTTGATATGCTTTCAGATTTACCTCTTTTATTTTTTCCAGATGAAATTGAAATGAAAGTGCCTTCGATTAAAAGAAATAAAGCAGAAGGGTTTTCTTTGGAGCTTCCCAGTGGACGCAAGATTGGGAATAGAAGGCCGCATATTATGAACATTGCGCTGTCAAAAAGAATTGGCCTTCAAGCCAGAAGTTTTTCGCTGCCATATTTCAGAGGCTAACAAACGCATGTTGTCGGTCTTGTTTTCTGCTGCGCTCCAAACCAGCCGCAAATGCGGGCGTTAGCTGTACCACCCCTTCGTAGTTTGTAGTGAAGGATCACCTAAAGTAAAAATGGAGAAAACTATGAGTATTACTGATAAAGATGTAGAACAAGCAAAAGAGGACACTAAGCAGGCACTAGTTGAATATGGCTTTGCAGAGTCATCTGGAGAGGTGGATGTTAGTTATATAACGAAAGAGCTTTTGACTCTTTATGAATCTGCTGAAGATAAAGACGGGGACTGTAAGGGAGTATGTAAAGACATGGGTGAGGAGCTAGAAAAAGAGGGGGGTTCTCTTGCAAATAATTACCCGTGCTATATTGGTCATACTCCCGTCCATAAAGGGGGAAATAAATGGCAATATCAAAATAACAATACTAGCAATGGCTGCGACAGAAAGGAGCATCTATGTGGTAGTGGTAAAGTGTGGAGTGCCAAGTGCAATAAGATAATGAAAGATAGATATTGTGCAAATGGCAAAAAAGGATTTTTAGGCTGGCCATAGCAGCTAACAAGAAAATTCAGCCGACCGCGTATGCGGCGGCTGATTTTGGCGTTGGCACTCATTTAAATCGGAGAGTTCATGGATTTTTTAAAAGGCGCAAAGGATTTTGCGAGAAACCCGCTAGGAATTATTGCTCTATTTATATCACTTATTTATGGCTTCGCGAGCCTGCTCCTTGACTCCGCAGCCGAAAAATTGACAGTGGCAGAAAGATGGCCTCTGATATTTTTTATTGTTGCGTTTCCTATCATGGTTTTGATTACGTTCTATAAACTGGTCACTAAGCACCATGGTAAGTTGTACGCCCCGGGGGACTTTAAGGATGACAAATCATTCTTAAGAACATTAACCCCGGAGGAGCAGGAGAAGAGACTAGATAAGGAAGTTAAGGAATCCCTCGGTGATGACTCAACACCTGACGATCAAACTCTCCCGAATTCAACTAGAAATACTAGCGCTGCTGTTAATAATTCTAGCGAAAAGGACGAGAGTGAATCTCGACAAGAAGAACACAGACGTTTTCGAGAGGAGCTGAGAGATATTGAGAAGGCTGTTATTAAATCTATCTCATCGGAATTTAATGTTAAAGCTGACGAGAATGTTGGTATTGGGGGTACTGAAGCGCAGTTTGATGCATTTCTACAGATGCTAAGTGGCAAGGCTACATTTCTTGAAGTAAAAGCAATCAGAAGCTTAAGTCATGGTTTTGGCATGATCGACAGGCTTTTGTATAACGCAGTTGTAGCAGACAAATTTTTTGAATCTAACTTTAAGTTAATTATTGCTGTTGTTTACTACTTTGAAGAATCGGAGCTTGCGAGAGTAGAGAGGTTCTGGAAGCGTAGAGTAGAAAAATGCCCTGCAAATATAGAGCTGCGATTTATCCCACGAAACAAAGTAACAAATGCCTAACAAGCTGCGGCACGGTGACCGCTTTTCCGCCGCGCTGCGGCTTCAAATCGGCACGTGTGCCGAGCGTTAACCCTCACTGGAGTCGTATGAAATTATCGTTAATCGCAGCAGTATCTGAAAATGGTGTAATAGGCTCAGGCTTAGATATACCTTGGTCTGTTAAAGGTGAGCAGTTGCTGTTTAAAGCTATGACATATAATCAATGGTTAATTGTTGGTAGAAAGACTTTTGAGTCTATGGGGAAGCTCCCAAATAGAAAGTATGCGGTAATTACTCGCTCTGAGTTAAAATCAGACGATAAAGATGTATTCTATTTTTCATCAATTGATAATGCATTATCTACACTGAAAAATGTTACCGACCATGCATTCGTGTCTGGCGGCGGAGAAATTTATAAAGCACTTATCCATCGTGCTGATACATTGCACATATCGACAGTCCATACAGATATTGACGGTGATGTGTTTTTTCCTCAAGTTCCTGATGGCTATAGTGAAGTATTCAAACAACGATTTAGTTCAAACTTAGATTATACGTATCGCATTTGGCAAAAGTAGATTTAGCCATAAGAAGCGGTGGCAGTTTTGGAGATAGAGTTTTATCCGTCCCAAACAACTCTAAGAATCCCAGCATTCCACATCAAACTGGAGACAAAATGGATTTAGTCTTACCATCTTCAAAATGTATCCAAAGTTATAACGAGTACATCGAAGAGTTGGGTGATGAAGTTCGTTACCCTTTTCCTATGGGTTTTGATCATCAAGATTTTGATGCACTTTTAGTTAAGTTGTCTGATTTTTCCTTGGGTATAAATCTACCTGACGGTTTTGTGCCAAGTACAACCTTGTGGCTGGTTGAAGGCGATCAGTTGCTTGGTGTGACTAATTTACGTCATTACCTAAATAACGCTATAGAAGAGTGTGGTGGTCATATTGGGCTAGGCATTCGTCCGTCTTATCGAGGCAAAGGTTTGGGTAAGTTGTTAATGAAGCTGTCGATAGCAAAGCTTAATGCTATGGACGTAAGTGCTGTTCATATTCACTGCTATAAAGATAACTCCGCATCGGCCAATACGATTATTGCGAATGGCGGCGAGTTAAGTTCTGAGCTGGCTTTGGGTGATAAAGTGGTTCATAGATATCTGGTAATGAGTTCTTAATAGCGTTCGCTAATATGACTTGAGGAATTATGAAATTTTACCGTGCTGAACAATATCAAGCGTCTTGAAAATTTATTTTCATCTGACCCCAATATCTAAGACACTCCATAAAGCCGCGTAATCGGGATTGAGTATTAATAATGCTGTTTTTTTGTAAGGCTTGATAACGGAAGTATGACCGCTTTTTGTGATATAGGAGCACCGTTGAAAGCGGGTCATGTCATAAAGCCTGAGGGAATGGCTTGCCTTGCTGATGAAATCACGCTACAAAAGAACAAATAAATAATCAACATAGCGGCGATCAAAGGCCATCTGAAGAGGAACCCTCCAAACAGTCTTTGGTGTTTAGCGATTTATTTAACAGGGAAGTCCTACCATGAAAAAAGCAAATCCCCTATATAGACAACGCAGCCGTTCAACAGTGGGTTATAACCGCAGCTACGCTGCCGTATAACCCTTAATTGTTAGCTCACTTAATTACACTGGAGTCCAAATTTTGTCGGGACAATCGGAAGGTACAGTTTATGCTCACGCATATTTTTCAGCATCAGTAGAAAGTACGTTACAAGCTGATAATTTTGGGGATATATTCGCGGGCTTAACTAGTGTTGCTTTAACTGCATTTATGGTGGAAAGTTATTTAAATTACCTTTGTGAAAAAATATGTGATTATGAATCCAGAGCTAATTCATTTTTAGATGATAATAATCCTTTAGAAATTGATAAGAAGCTCAGGGAACTACCAAAAAATGACCTATCTCTTCATGTTAATTTAGCTGAAAATCTAGGCTACAAAAATCAAGCGGAAATAATTATAAAATCACTAACTTCCTCTTTAAGAAAGGCAAAGCGTGAAGAGTTTGAACTTGATTTCAATCGAGCTTTGTCATTTTACGAATTAGATAAAAAGTATAAGTTATCAACTAAAAATAAGTTAAAGGCTTTATTAGAGGCTTCTAACGTAGAGCGATCTAAACGCGATAAGTTTTTACAACAATTTACGCAACTTTTTAATGCTAGAAATGCTCTTGCTCATGGCAGGACCGAAAATGTTTCTGAATCTTTTACGAAAGATCTAGCTAGTGAAATTTCAAAATCAGTGCCAACAGTAACTGCAAGTTGGCAAGAGAGCTGTTCAATTGAAAAAGCACGAGAAATGTATAGTTCTGCGAAAGAGCTTGTATCGTACTTTAATGAATCATTCTTAAAAGAATTCTCTCCATTAAATAACTTGAGTTCACAAATATCTGCTGTGAGCTAACAAGAGTTTTCAAGCCGGACAAAAAACAGTTGGCTTTTTTCGTACCTCACAAATTGTAGCTAACTATTTTTAGCCGCTTAAAACGGCGTTCAATGATCTAAGCAAGGAAATTACATGCGTCCAACATATGAAAATGTATATATTAGCTCTTTTATTTTCTCTTTAGGGTATCTATTTAGGAATGCAAGTAAAGGCGATCTTGCCTCAGTTTCTATAGATCTATACCAACAAGTTACATCTGGAGAACGTCTAATAGGAGATCTCCTCACCTCCATTGGAGGAAAAAATATAATTGTTGAATTTAAGAGAGATTCATCAGGGATTCCGGGAGAGTTCGAAAAAAAGAGTAAAAAAGATCTACGTAAGCTTCTTGATGCAGACGACGTAGAGTTTCAAGCAATTTCGAAAAAGTGTCACTTTTTATCATATGCGGCAAGGTATGATAATGGGGCATCAACACTTGCGTTCTGTCCATATATCGATCTTTATAAAAACAACAAAGACTGTGTTGTTTTAGGGAATAAAGACTTTAGCTCTAAGTATGTTGATAGCAGCAACACTCAAATTGGAGTTAATGAATCCGAGTTTAAATATTACATAGACAAACTGGCTTCAAGCACTGGTGGTACATGCGGCGGAATGGCTATATCAATCGATAAGGATGGAATTAAGTCCATGGTTGTGTTTGATGACATCAAAGAATTAAGTCAGTCCCTGAATTTAGCAGAACAGCGCGCTGAAAAAATGATACAAAGTAAAGAACCCAGCAGCCCGTCTATGGGCATGCGTAGGTAATCATTGAACAAGGCCAGCCAGAGGGACTTTCGCTCAGCGTGCTACAGCCCCTGCTGTAAGGTGTTAAATTTCAAGGAGTGTACGTGCATAGTCTCAAAGCAAAAGCACTATATGATCATGTGGATTTCTTTCGTGATCTTGTTAATGGGCGACTTGCCAAGAGCCCAAAGGAAGAAAAGTCTTTCTCTGACTATGCTAAGCGCTCACTGAAATTGAATGATGGAAGAGATTGGAATTTTATCTGCTCAGGAATGGACCTTATTTGTGATACCTCCTTGTCACTTGATCATTTTTTAAGAATTAGGGTCAGAGTAAAATTAAACCTTATAATGTAAGAATTAGGGTCAGAGTAAAATTAAACCTTATAATGTGTAATCTCGTAATTTAGGGTTAGATGAAAAATACATACTTATAAGGTATTATATGGTTTTGAAGTCTAAACTTTAGGAATTTTTAAAGTGGCAAAATATAAAATTAATTATTTTTTTATTTTTACAGGTCGTTATGAAATTGACTGTGAAAACTTTGTTAAATTTATAAATATTAACACCTAAATTGTATCGCTATCTAGAGAGCTTTTGACAGTACAGGTAGGTAGATCATTATTTAATTATGAACCTTGAAGTAGTAGATAAAAAATTTTATGTTAATTTGTGACGCTTACTCCGTTACGGATTTTTATTTATTCAGAAAGAAAATTATGATTTGTGATTATCTTCTGGAAAGTATAAGTTAATATTGCACTTTTCTCTGGTGGAAATTAAGAGATTATTTCAGTATAAAATAACTACTCATTGCTTAGTGATAATGATTTTTAGATCAAAGTAAGATGTGTGTTCTTTTAAGTTTTTTATAGGTGAGTTTATAGATAATGGAAATATTTAATAAGTCAGTCAGCTTTCAATTGACTGAGCTATGGTTTAAATGGTTGGGCTGGTTAAGCGTGTGTGCAATATTAAATATATCAAAAGAGAAATTAGATTCACAATTAATAGGTGTTGTTTATTGGATCTCAATGTTATTGGTCGCATATAGTATTGGTTCTACTTGCATGGATATGTGTTTAAAATTAACTAAAAATAAGGAGTCGAAAATAGTTCATGCATTTTTACAAGTTATGATTATTTTAAATTCATTATTTTTAGCATTTTTTGCATACACGATCACAGAGATGGTAAAAGCTAGGTTGTAAAATACTCTACTAACAGACGTGGAGCCATTCCTTGTAGCTAACTCCCATTCCCACAATTCTATTGACATCCATCCGTTTTTTTACATAGATTGCTCTATATAAAGAACAATCTGAAATGTACTATGAATGAACATGTTCTTGGCTCGTTGGGTTGAAATATACAAACGTAGCATATAACAAAGGCATGTTGTCAGAGTGGTTTTCCGCTGTGTTCCAAATTTGCCGCAGAATGCAGCATTATTTGCTAATTGGTGGTGAAACTGCTCTTCACACTGTCTATTACTTTAATTTTTTTAAAGTGGTTCCACCAACTTAGACCTAGGCCACAAAAAACAATTATTGATCCCATCAATACGAGTGCCGCAGTGTCATATCTTACAACAAATAATACAATTATAAGTATCATAAATAAGTGAATAAACATTAGTGGGTATACAACCCCAAGATGTATTTTTTCTAAAATTACTTCTATTTCTTTTAAATTTTTAACCTTCCAAAATTCAATGAAAAGCAAGCCAGCGCAAGTTATTAATATCCAGAAAATAATATAAACTGCTAGGTGGTCATAATATTTCTGAGCTAGTTGTGATTTAAGCTGATCCAATGCACCTGCTAACGATACAGTCCAAATTAAAAAAAACAACTTAGTAATAACAAAAATTGTGGCGTTGTACCTTTGAATAAATTGTTTAATTTTAGTTTGTATGCTCAAGTCTAAATTTCCATGTTTAGGATTTGGTGCCATAGCATATAACAGGCGCGTCAATAGGAAAAATAAAGTTTGGCTTGGCTCGCCTTGCTCCACATTAAAATCAACTATTTTTGTCCGCTTAAGCAGGCGCTAAATTAAGATTCTGATCTACATTACCTTAAAACAATTGAAGAGTATGGTCACATTGGATTAAGCACTTGTCAATCAAGGCCATCTCTTCCCATTCTCAGAACTAAGCTAACGCTAATTACTCATGACAGCATTAGCTGATGAGCTCGTTTCCACCCCTCAACCCACTCCATTTCCCATAATTTCATTGACATCCATCCGTTCTTTATATAGAACGTTCTATATAAAGAACAATTTGAGATGCACTATGAATAAACCTATTCTCGGTTCGTTAGGTCGAACTATACAAACGTTGCGTATGGCAAAGGGGCTGTCTTTGTCTCAGTTGGCGCTGGATGCTGGGCTGGCGAAGTCTAATTTGTCTCGTATTGAGCAGGGTGAGGGCAATCCAACGATAGAAACCATTTGGCGTTTGGCGGTTCAACTGGATGCTCCTTTTGGTGATCTTATTGCCAGTGTGGAGTCGCCACTGGGTGAAAACGGTGTGCAGGTTAGGTTGATCGATCAAAGTGAGGGGAATCCACGGGTCGATGTGTATTGGATGTCTTGTGCACCAAATACGGTTAAGCAGTCAGAGCCGCATATTGCTGGCACGACGGAAACCGTTACCTTGATCAGCGGAAAATTGTTGGCGGGTGAAAGTAATGATCTGCACGAATTAGAGATTGGCAAGGCGCATACGTTTGCGGCCGATGTTCCGCACTGTTATCAAACTGATGACTCATGGGCGACGTTAATGATGGTCATTACCTATGCGAAACAGTCTGATACTAAACAGGACGATGCCATACAGGAGGTACAGTCATGAATACAGCAACTCAAACTCTTGCAGGAACGCCTTGGAAACAAGGTGTAAAAGACGCGATTCCACTGCTAGGCGGTTACATTCCTGTGGCAATTTCGTTTGGTCTGATTTCCGTTCAGTCGGGTTTTAGTGTGTTAGAGACTATCCTGATTTCAGCCTTTATTTATGCAGGCGCGTCACAGTTTCTCTTTGTCGCTATGGCGGCTTCTGGCGCGCCGTTATGGTTTGTGGTCATCATGACACTGCTAATCAACGCTCGACATGTTGTTTATGGGCCAAATCTCTCTCCTTACTTAAACCAAGATAAAAAGTGGTTGCCACTAATGCATGGTTTGACCGATCAAATCTTTGCGCTGGCTCATGCTCGTTTACCTTTGCTTCCAGATCAGGCGCGTATCGGTTGGTACACAGGCGCAGCGGTGTTAGCCTGGTTAAGCTGGATTGCAGGAACCGCACTCGGAGCTATTGCGGGTGGAGAGTTGACGCAACGTTGGCCATTAATCAATGAGGTTTTGCCATTTGCACTACCAGCTCTGTTTTTCGTTTTAATTGTGCCGCGCTGTAATAATCGCTTGTGGACATTAACGATCGCTTTGTCTGCCGTTAGTGCTGTTATTTTGAAAGTGTTAGGTTACCCCAATGTCGCTATTCCGTTAGCGGCTTTGTGTGGTGCAGCTTTGTTTTATGCATTGAAAAATCAGCGCGATATGGGAGAGCGATAAGTATGGAAATGTCTATGTGGCTGGCGCTTGCTAGCATTGCCATTGGTACCTATTTAATTCGTCTTTTACCCTATGTTTGGATGAAGCGAAGCTTGGCGAAAAGACAAACGGAGGACGGCGTTGGCTCAATGCCAACTTGGTTAACCATTTTGGGGCCAACCATGATCGCAGCGATGTTTGGCACTTCTTTAGTGCCGACGCATTCTGGTTCCTTGTCTTGGTTCGCGACTGGCGTCGGGATACTGGTTACTTACGGTGTTTGGACGCGAACGCGATCCATGGGATTGCCTATTTTATTTGGGGTCGTGGCATTTGGAATGGTGACCTTGGTGTTTTAGTTCGTCGTTCAATGAGTGACAGTCATACTAAGTTCTGCATAATACCTTCGAAATTAGCTTTAATTTTTATTGGTATGGAAATAGAGTTGCGTTATCAAAGTTAGTCTAATACGAAGAAGGATTATAAAATGATTACGTTTAAAGGTGGTTGCCTGTGTCAGGCGGTTCGATATGAGACAACAGCGGAGCCGTTGAATCAGCGAGTGTGTCATTGTCATGAATGTCAAAAAGCTATCGGTGCGGCTTTTAATGCACGCGTGTTAATGCGTATTGATGATGTGTCTATCACTGGGTCGATAAATACCTATTATTCTTCTGAAACGCTTGAACGAGGGTCTTGTTCACATTGTGGTTCAAGTGTGTTTTCTCGACGAGCTTCTGCTGGTGTTATTGGGTTGACGGTCGGCAGTATGGATGATTCAACACTGTTTAAACCAGATATGCACTTTTGGGTGTCTTCTAAGCAGCCTTGGTTAGAATTAACCGATGGGCTTCCTCAGCACTTGGAAGCTCCGCCATCTAAAGGGTATTAAGCGTTTATTAGGTCTGGAATTTGGTCTGATTAGGCTAAATTCCAGTTTGCTTTGGGTGGCTTTTACTCCCTTTTGTCCAACTTCTACAGCAACGACCTAGAGAGTAAAAAAACATTCCTCTGGTTTTGCTCGTTCTTGTGAATTTTTTTATTTTCTGACTTTCTCGATTCTAAATGGCTTTGTAAGCCTTTAGCTCAGTCGTTCGCATGGATACTGATTTTTTACTACTTTGATTCAGGTGTAATAACTGCTCAAAACATTTTTTCCGATAGATAGCATCTTGCTTCCACTCCCTGTACATTGGTTGCTCGGTCTGTTTCTTTATTAAGATCAATATTGGCTACTTACAAAGCCTACCAGTGTTATTTCCTGCAATGTTAGCGTTCAAATAGGAGTGCTCGATGCAAGCTAAGTTTACCGTTCAAATCGATTCCTTTAAGAAAATTAGCAAGATTCCAAACGCGTGGTCTGACGAAGATTATCGTGCTCTTTTGAGCATTATGGATTTCGAGGATGACGTAGAGAAGATGGATGCGGCAGAGCTGCGCGAGATGTGCATGATGTCACTCAATGACCTTGGGCCTGCGGACGCCGCCAAGGCTGTAATGACGCATTTATTTCCAGAGTTGGCAGAAGGCAAAATAGACCAAGTCAGCCACGATATGGTGGATGATCGTTCATGGGAAGAGTATGCCGACTGTCTGCTACATGAGCGTTTCTTTAATGCGTATGGTTTATTGCGTGAAGCTTTTAATGGCATATTTGCGAACCCTACTGGTGTTGAGCTTGCGCTGACAGTAACCGCGGCTCATGCAGAAGATATGGCGATATTTGATGAATCGTTGCATTCATCCATTGTGCGTTTATTGGCGAATGGGCAAGGCGATGATGCGCTGATTAATCGTTTATACGAAGACCAAATCAAAGGCACACACTT from Marinomonas rhizomae harbors:
- a CDS encoding IS3 family transposase (programmed frameshift); translation: MSKTRYPEQFKIEAVKQVTEAGFSVAEVANRLGTTTHSLYAWIKRYGPEAESFAEASAESSEILRLRKELKRVTEERDLLKKRGVLRKPPRLRYAFIRDHCADFSVRRLCNLFDVHPSGYYVWLKEPKSKLAKENERLTGLVKQLWLESGCVYGYRKIYQDLRSLNESCGINRVHYLMRRAGLKAQVGYRKPRARSGETHTIANNVLERQFNPESPNTAWVTDITYIRTHEGWLYLSVVLDLYSRRIIGWSMGPRMVKELVLDALMMAVWRRKSKQRVIIHSDQGSQFTSYEWHRFLDDHNLQASMSRRGNCHDNAVAESFFQLLKRERVKRKIYSTRGEAKQDIFNYIEMFYNPVRRHSANDMLSPVEYEKLFEKMTEKCLLN
- a CDS encoding AzlC family ABC transporter permease, which produces MNTATQTLAGTPWKQGVKDAIPLLGGYIPVAISFGLISVQSGFSVLETILISAFIYAGASQFLFVAMAASGAPLWFVVIMTLLINARHVVYGPNLSPYLNQDKKWLPLMHGLTDQIFALAHARLPLLPDQARIGWYTGAAVLAWLSWIAGTALGAIAGGELTQRWPLINEVLPFALPALFFVLIVPRCNNRLWTLTIALSAVSAVILKVLGYPNVAIPLAALCGAALFYALKNQRDMGER
- a CDS encoding GFA family protein; the encoded protein is MITFKGGCLCQAVRYETTAEPLNQRVCHCHECQKAIGAAFNARVLMRIDDVSITGSINTYYSSETLERGSCSHCGSSVFSRRASAGVIGLTVGSMDDSTLFKPDMHFWVSSKQPWLELTDGLPQHLEAPPSKGY
- a CDS encoding helix-turn-helix domain-containing protein: MNKPILGSLGRTIQTLRMAKGLSLSQLALDAGLAKSNLSRIEQGEGNPTIETIWRLAVQLDAPFGDLIASVESPLGENGVQVRLIDQSEGNPRVDVYWMSCAPNTVKQSEPHIAGTTETVTLISGKLLAGESNDLHELEIGKAHTFAADVPHCYQTDDSWATLMMVITYAKQSDTKQDDAIQEVQS
- the dfrA gene encoding trimethoprim-resistant dihydrofolate reductase DfrA, translated to MKLSLIAAVSENGVIGSGLDIPWSVKGEQLLFKAMTYNQWLIVGRKTFESMGKLPNRKYAVITRSELKSDDKDVFYFSSIDNALSTLKNVTDHAFVSGGGEIYKALIHRADTLHISTVHTDIDGDVFFPQVPDGYSEVFKQRFSSNLDYTYRIWQK
- a CDS encoding GNAT family N-acetyltransferase; this translates as MDLVLPSSKCIQSYNEYIEELGDEVRYPFPMGFDHQDFDALLVKLSDFSLGINLPDGFVPSTTLWLVEGDQLLGVTNLRHYLNNAIEECGGHIGLGIRPSYRGKGLGKLLMKLSIAKLNAMDVSAVHIHCYKDNSASANTIIANGGELSSELALGDKVVHRYLVMSS
- a CDS encoding AzlD domain-containing protein, with translation MEMSMWLALASIAIGTYLIRLLPYVWMKRSLAKRQTEDGVGSMPTWLTILGPTMIAAMFGTSLVPTHSGSLSWFATGVGILVTYGVWTRTRSMGLPILFGVVAFGMVTLVF